The proteins below come from a single Corylus avellana chromosome ca3, CavTom2PMs-1.0 genomic window:
- the LOC132173470 gene encoding MA3 DOMAIN-CONTAINING TRANSLATION REGULATORY FACTOR 1-like isoform X1: MASNEGFLTNEQREVLKIASQNVEILSSSPKSPTSLLSEHNIKAPAGGKASTAGIAVRHVRRSHSGKLVRVKKDGAGGKGTWGKLLDTDGESHLDRNDPNYDSGEVIAVFKEPYQLVGSTVSDPLDEYKKAVVSIIEEYFSTGDVELAASELRELGSSEYLPYFIKRLVSIAMDRHDKEKEMASVLLSALYADVISPSQIQDGFFLLLESADDLAVDILDAVDILALFLARAVVDDIVPPAFLTRAKKGLPESSKGVQVIQIADKSYLSAPHHAELVEKRWGGSTHITVEEVKKKIADLLREYVENGDTIEACRCIRELGVSFFHHEVVKRSLVLAMEIRTAEPLMLKLLKEAAEEGLISSSQMAKGFSRLAESLDDLALDIPSAKALFHSLVPKAISEGWLDASFVKSPVEDGEVPDDAKVRRYKEETVTIIHEYFLSDDIPELIQSLVDLGTPEYNSIFLKKLITLAMDRKNREKEMASVLLASLHSEIFSSDDIANGFVMLLESAEDTALDILDASNELALFLARAVIDDVLVPHNLEEISSKLPLDSSGSETVRMARALLSARHAGERILRCWGGGSGWAVEDAKDKILKLLEEYESGGVVAEACQCIRDLGMPFFNHEVVKKALVMAMEKKNDRMLDLLQECFTEGLITINQMTKGFGRIKDGLDDLALDIPNAEKKFSFYVEHAQKKGWLLPFFGSSAATDGSLTQTAAP, translated from the exons aTGGCATCGAACGAGGGATTTCTGACTAATGAACAGAGGGAAGTGTTGAAGATAGCGAGCCAAAATGTGGAGATTTTGTCATCGTCCCCAAAATCCCCGACATCTTTGCTTTCTGAACATAACATAAAAGCTCCTGCTGGTGGCAAGGCATCAACAGCTGGGATTGCTGTGAGGCATGTTCGTAGGTCGCACTCGGGGAAGCTTGTGCGGGTGAAGAAGG ATGGTGCTGGTGGTAAGGGCACATGGGGAAAACTCCTCGACACTGATGGTGAATCCCATCTTGATCGTAATGACCCAAATTACGACAGTGGCGAGGTAATTGCTGTTTTTAAG GAACCATATCAGCTTGTTGGATCAACTGTCTCAGACCCCTTAGATGAATACAAGAAAGCTGTTGTCTCCATCATAGAGGAATACTTCAGCACTGGAGATGTGGAATTGGCAGCTTCTGAGCTCAGGGAACTAGGCTCAAGTGAATATCTTCCTTACTTTATCAAGCGGCTTGTTTCCATTGCCATGGACAGGCATGATAAGGAGAAGGAAATGGCTTCTGTTCTGCTTTCAGCTTTGTATGCTGATGTCATTAGTCCTAGCCAGATACAGGATggattttttttgcttcttgaaTCTGCTGATGACCTTGCAGTGGACATACTGGATGCAGTTGACATCCTCGCCTTGTTCCTAGCGCGTGCTGTGGTTGATGACATTGTCCCTCCAGCTTTCCTGACCCGGGCAAAGAAGGGACTGCCTGAATCTTCCAAGGGAGTTCAGGTTATCCAAATCGCTGATAAGAGCTATCTCTCAGCTCCACACCATGCAGAACTTGTGGAGAAGAGGTGGGGTGGTAGCACTCACATCACTGTTGAGGAAGTGAAGAAAAAGATTGCCGATTTGTTGAGGGAGTACGTGGAGAATGGAGACACTATTGAGGCCTGTAGGTGCATAAGGGAGTTAGGGGTTTCGTTCTTCCATCACGAGGTTGTGAAGAGGTCTTTGGTACTTGCCATGGAGATTCGAACAGCTGAACCTCTAATGTTGAAGCTATTAAAGGAAGCCGCTGAGGAAGGCCTGATAAGTTCTAGTCAAATGGCAAAGGGTTTTTCTCGGTTGGCAGAAAGCCTTGATGACCTTGCTCTTGATATTCCATCAGCAAAAGCCCTGTTCCACTCGCTTGTCCCCAAGGCAATCTCTGAAGGATGGCTTGATGCTTCATTTGTGAAGTCTCCGGTTGAAGACGGGGAGGTCCCAGATGATGCAAAGGTGAGGCGGTACAAGGAAGAGACCGTGACTATAATTCATGAATATTTTCTCTCGGATGACATTCCTGAACTCATCCAGAGCCTTGTAGATCTTGGGACGCCCGAGtataactcaatttttttaaagaagctGATAACCCTTGCTATGGATAGGaagaacagagaaaaagaaatggcaTCCGTTCTGCTAGCCTCTCTTCATAGCGAGATTTTCTCAAGTGATGATATAGCTAACGGTTTCGTCATGCTTCTGGAATCTGCAGAAGATACGGCACTGGACATTCTGGATGCCTCAAACGAGCTCGCTCTTTTTCTAGCTAGGGCTGTGATTGATGATGTCTTGGTTCCGCATAATTTAGAAGAGATTAGCAGCAAGTTGCCACTGGATTCGAGTGGGAGTGAGACTGTACGTATGGCCCGAGCACTCCTTTCTGCCCGTCATGCTGGTGAGAGGATCTTGAGGTGTTGGGGAGGTGGGAGTGGCTGGGCCGTGGAGGATGCAAAGGACAAGATCTTAAAGCTTCTGGAGGAGTATGAAAGCGGGGGTGTTGTTGCTGAAGCCTGCCAATGTATTCGTGATCTCGGCATGCCTTTCTTTAACCACGAGGTGGTGAAGAAGGCATTGGTTATGGCTATGGAGAAGAAGAATGATAGAATGCTGGATTTGCTGCAGGAATGTTTTACTGAAGGGCTGATCACCATAAACCAGATGACGAAAGGCTTCGGCCGGATCAAGGACGGGCTTGATGATCTGGCACTTGACATTCCAAATGCAGAGAAGAAATTCAGCTTCTATGTAGAGCATGCCCAGAAGAAGGGATGGCTCCTACCATTCTTTGGTTCATCAGCAGCCACTGATGGTTCCCTAACTCAGACTGCAGCTCCTTGA
- the LOC132175928 gene encoding probable UDP-N-acetylglucosamine--peptide N-acetylglucosaminyltransferase SPINDLY, which translates to MHKMSEPHPVPIKPQLGTAESYIEENPKRLSQQPSKVVVLADLNVNPPEADGDDSVHVSAPDLTRLNNDESSQDKNTVICNDFETMEGEVKRSNKSGKCRSRNSKADCSLDYGPDGDGEQHVQGAPSSREEKVSSLKTGLVHVARKMPKNAHAQFILGLMYQRLGQPQKAVLAYEKAAEILLRSEAEIDRPDLLSLVQIHHAQCLILESSVDNNSDKELEPKELEETLYKLKESMRSDMRQAALWNSLGLILLKTGRLQSAIKVLSSLLAVAPDNYDCLGNLGIAYLQCGNLDQSEKCFQELILKDQNHPAALINYAALLLCKYGSVVAGAGANAGEGAAVDQVTAVSVAKECLLAALKADPKAAHIWANLSNAYYMTGDHRSSGKCLEKAAKFEPNCMSTRYAVAVHRIKDAERSQDPSEQLSWAGNEMASIIRDGDPVLIDLPVAWAGLAMVHKAQHEIVAAFETKQNELMEVEDRAVNSLKQAVAEDPDDAVQWHQLGLHSLCSRQFKISQKFLKAAVARLKELSFAWSNLGISLQLSEEPSQAEEMYKRALALATTEQAHAIFSNLGNLYRQQKQYDRAKAMFTKSLELQPGYAPAFNNLGLVFVAEGCSEEAKYCFEKALQADPLLDAAKSNMIKAESMSRLCNGFTSCLHRD; encoded by the exons ATGCATAAAATGTCCGAACCGCACCCAGTGCCTATAAAACCACAACTCGGAACCGCAGAGAGCTACATCGAAGAGAACCCGAAGAGGCTGTCGCAACAGCCTTCTAAGGTCGTCGTTTTAGCCGACCTCAACGTCAACCCTCCTGAAGCGGACGGCGACGACTCCGTCCACGTGTCCGCCCCAGACCTTACTAG GTTGAATAATGATGAGAGCAGTCAAGACAAGAATACAGTGATTTGCAATGACTTTGAGACCATGGAAGGTGAAGTTAAACGTTCGAACAAATCGGGGAAATGCCGTTCAAGGAATAGTAAGGCAGATTGCTCTCTTGATTATGGACCAGATGGTGATGGCGAGCAGCATGTTCAAGGGGCTCCTTCTTCGCGTGAGGAAAAAGTTAGCAGCCTAAAAACT GGGTTAGTTCATGTCGCAAGGAAGATGCCCAAAAATGCTCATGCTCAGTTTATACTTGGCCTAATGTACCAAAGGTTGGGTCAACCTCAGAAG GCTGTATTGGCGTATGAGAAGGCGGCGGAGATCTTGCTCCGCTCTGAGGCAGAGATCGATAGGCCAGATTTACTTTCGTTGGTTCAAATTCACCATGCACAG TGTCTTATACTAGAGAGTTCAGTGGATAACAATTCAGATAAAGAACTTGAACCTAAAGAGCTTGAGGAGACTCTTTATAAACTGAAGGAGTCAATGCGATCGGATATGAGACAGGCTGCTTTATGGAATTCTCTAGGCTTGATACTTCTTAAAACTGGTCGTCTACAG AGTGCTATTAAGGTTCTATCATCTTTGTTGGCTGTTGCCCCAGACAACTATGACTGCCTTGGAAACCTTGGAATTGCTTACCTTCAATG TGGAAACTTGGATCAATCAGAAAAATGCTTTCAAGAGTTGATCCTAAAAGATCAAAATCATCCTGCAGCCCTAATCAACTATGCAGCCCTTCTTTTGTGTAAATATGGCTCAGTTGTAGCAG GTGCTGGGGCAAATGCTGGTGAAGGTGCTGCTGTAGATCAGGTTACAGCTGTCAGTGTTGCAAAGGAATGTTTGCTAGCAGCATTGAAAGCAGATCCAAAAGCAGCGCATATATGGGCGAACCTTTCTAATGCATATTATATGACTGGTGATCATAGGAGTTCTGGAAAGTGCTTGGAGAAG GCAGCAAAATTTGAACCCAATTGTATGTCTACACGATATGCTGTTGCGGTTCACCGAATCAAGGATGCAGAAAGGTCTCAGGATCCTAGTGAACAGCTTTCTTGGGCTGGAAATGAAATGGCTTCAATAATAAGAGATGGGGATCCTGTTCTGATTGATCTTCCCGTGGCATGGGCAGGGCTTGCCATGGTTCACAAAGCACAACATGAGATTGTTGCTGCATTTGAAACTAAACAGAATGAGTTGATGGAGGTGGAAGATCGCGCTGTTAACAGTTTAAAGCAG GCCGTAGCAGAGGATCCAGATGATGCTGTGCAGTGGCACCAGCTTGGCCTTCATAGCCTGTGCAGTCGACAATTCAAAATATCACAGAAGTTCCTCAAAGCTGCCGTTGCGCGATTGAAAGAGTTAAGCTTTGCATGGTCAAATCTTG GTATCTCACTGCAACTATCGGAGGAGCCATCACAAGCCGAAGAAATGTATAAGCGGGCCTTGGCATTGGCAACAACTGAGCAAGCACACGCTATATTTTCCAACCTCGGAAATTTGTACCGCCAGCAAAAACAATATGACCGTGCGAAAGCAATGTTTACAAAGTCACTTGAGCTGCAGCCTGGTTATGCTCCGGCATTCAACAATCTGGGTCTTGTATTTGTAGCCGAGGGTTGCTCGGAGGAAGCGAAGTATTGTTTTGAAAAAGCCCTCCAGGCAGACCCATTGCTGGATGCAGCCAAGTCCAACATGATTAAAGCAGAGTCCATGTCTAGACTGTGTAACGGTTTCACCTCATGTCTTCATCGGGACTAA
- the LOC132175700 gene encoding pentatricopeptide repeat-containing protein At5g50280, chloroplastic, whose amino-acid sequence MALTRQTPTPPFPFIHSQYPNHHSSKPRLSLLSKTPKLFSLFATPPTSTTSHGSPLIFLPFLQEKQEEEEDLESHEGEEEEEEEEEEEEEEEEDDTEDPMIRFFKSRTSASTQDPQREGKLSLQKNRRSSWHLATDIESVEEPETEPETENIVIEEKEQMGSANSNSSSSILPEGVVAEIVRIARNLPENTTLGEVLGGYEESVGEKECVEVLGLMSEEGLVMSCLYFFEWMGLQEPSLLTPRACSVLFPVLGRARMGDKLLVLFRNLPSKKEFRDVHVYNAAISGLLCSGRCDDAWNVYKAMETNNVRPDHVTCSIMITIMRKTGHSAKDAWEFFERMNRKGVKWSVEVLGALIKSFCDEGLKNEALIIQAEMAKKGVFSNTIVYNTLMDAFGKSNLIEEAEGLFAEMKVKGLKPTSATYNTLMDAYSRRMQPEVIEKLLLEMQDVGLKPNAKSYTCLISAYGRQKKMSDMAADAFLRMKKVGIKPTSHSYTALIHAYSISGWHEKAYTTFENMQRERVKPSIETYTALLDAFRRTGDTQTLMKIWKLMNSEKVEGTRVTFNILLDGFAKQGQYVEARDVISEFVKIGFLPTVMTYNMLMNAYARGGQHSKLPQLLNEMAALNLKPDSITYSTMIYAYVRVRDFRRAFFYHKKMVKSGQVPDARSYQKLRAILNVKVATKNRKDKSAILGIINSQMGLLKAKKKGKKDEFWKYKKRHVRTHSSARGGRDDAIDGVS is encoded by the exons ATGGCTCTCACGCGCCAAACCCCAACTCCTCCATTTCCCTTCATTCACAGTCAGTATCCGAACCACCACTCTTCAAAACCGCGCCTTTCACTGCTCTCCAAAACCCCAAAGCTCTTCTCTCTGTTCGCAACTCCGCCCACCTCCACCACCTCTCATGGCTCACCTCTCATTTTCCTCCCTTTtctgcaagaaaaacaagaagaagaagaagacttaGAATCCcatgaaggagaagaagaagaagaagaagaagaagaggaggaggaggaggaggaggaggatgacaCAGAAGACCCAATGATAAGATTCTTTAAGTCTCGCACTTCGGCTTCAACACAAGACCCTCAACGCGAAGGCAAACTCTCCCTCCAAAAGAATCGCCGCTCCTCGTGGCACTTAGCTACCGACATCGAATCTGTGGAGGAACCCGAAACCGAACCCGAAACTGAAAACATagtcattgaagaaaaagaacaaatgGGTTCTGCGAATTCGAATTCGAGTTCGAGCATTTTGCCCGAGGGCGTTGTGGCTGAGATTGTGCGAATTGCGAGGAACTTGCCGGAGAATACGACTCTGGGAGAGGTACTGGGGGGTTATGAGGAAAGTGTTGGTGAGAAAGAGTGTGTGGAGGTGTTGGGTTTAATGAGTGAGGAAGGTCTTGTAATGAGTTGCTTGTATTTCTTTGAATGGATGGGCCTCCAGGAACCGTCGCTTCTTACGCCTCGAGCATGTTCGGTTTTGTTTCCAGTGTTGGGGAGAGCCCGGATGGGCGATAAGTTGCTGGTCTTGTTTAGGAACTTACCGTCCAAGAAGGAGTTCAGGGATGTTCATGTATATAATGCTGCGATTTCAGGGCTTTTGTGCAGTGGAAG GTGTGATGATGCATGGAACGTGTACAAGGCAATGGAAACAAATAATGTTCGTCCAGATCATGTGACATGTTCTATTATGATTACAATCATGAGAAAAACTGGCCATAGTGCAAAAGATGCGTGGGAATTCTTTGAGAGAATGAACAGAAAAGGAGTCAAATGGAGTGTAGAGGTCTTGGGTGCCCTTATTAAATCATTCTGTGATGAGGGCCTGAAGAATGAAGCCCTTATCATCCAAGCTGAAATGGCGAAGAAAGGGGTCTTCTCAAATACCATAGTGTATAACACTTTAATGGATGCTTTTGGTAAATCCAATCTAATTGAAGAAGCTGAAGGTCTTTTTGCTGAGATGAAAGTGAAAGGGCTGAAACCCACATCTGCCACGTATAACACTCTAATGGACGCATACAGCAGACGAATGCAGCCTGAGGTCATTGAGAAGCTGCTGCTAGAAATGCAGGATGTGGGCTTGAAGCCAAATGCCAAATCATATACGTGCCTCATTAGTGCATATGGGAGGCAGAAGAAGATGAGCGACATGGCTGCAGATGCATTCTTGAGGATGAAGAAAGTTGGTATAAAACCTACTTCACATTCTTATACAGCTCTTATCCATGCTTATTCGATCAGTGGCTGGCATGAGAAAGCTTATACCACATTTGAGAACATGCAAAGGGAAAGAGTAAAACCCTCAATAGAAACGTATACTGCTTTGCTGGATGCATTTAGGCGCACTGGTGACACCCAGACATTGATGAAAATATGGAAATTGATGAACAGTGAGAAAGTTGAAGGGACTCGGGTGACATTCAATATTCTTCTCGATGGATTTGCTAAGCAAGGTCAGTACGTTGAAGCAAGAGATGTGATCTCTGAATTTGTGAAGATAGGCTTCCTGCCAACTGTAATGACATATAACATGCTGATGAATGCATATGCACGGGGAGGGCAACACTCGAAGTTGCCGCAACTGTTGAACGAGATGGCGGCTCTGAATCTAAAACCTGATTCTATCACTTATTCAACCATGATCTATGCCTATGTCCGTGTTCGTGACTTCAGGAGGGCatttttttatcacaaaaaGATGGTAAAAAGTGGACAAGTACCAGATGCCAGGTCATATCAGAAGCTTAGGGCCATTTTGAATGTAAAAGTTGCTACAAAGAACAGGAAGGACAAGAGTGCTATACTTGGTATAATTAATAGCCAAATGGGCTTGTTGAAAGctaagaaaaagggaaagaaagatgAGTTCTGGAAGTACAAGAAAAGACATGTGAGAACTCATAGTTCTGCTCGTGGTGGGCGTGATGATGCTATCGATGGAGTTTCGTAA
- the LOC132173470 gene encoding MA3 DOMAIN-CONTAINING TRANSLATION REGULATORY FACTOR 1-like isoform X2, translating to MASNEGFLTNEQREVLKIASQNVEILSSSPKSPTSLLSEHNIKAPAGGKASTAGIAVRHVRRSHSGKLVRVKKDGAGGKGTWGKLLDTDGESHLDRNDPNYDSGEEPYQLVGSTVSDPLDEYKKAVVSIIEEYFSTGDVELAASELRELGSSEYLPYFIKRLVSIAMDRHDKEKEMASVLLSALYADVISPSQIQDGFFLLLESADDLAVDILDAVDILALFLARAVVDDIVPPAFLTRAKKGLPESSKGVQVIQIADKSYLSAPHHAELVEKRWGGSTHITVEEVKKKIADLLREYVENGDTIEACRCIRELGVSFFHHEVVKRSLVLAMEIRTAEPLMLKLLKEAAEEGLISSSQMAKGFSRLAESLDDLALDIPSAKALFHSLVPKAISEGWLDASFVKSPVEDGEVPDDAKVRRYKEETVTIIHEYFLSDDIPELIQSLVDLGTPEYNSIFLKKLITLAMDRKNREKEMASVLLASLHSEIFSSDDIANGFVMLLESAEDTALDILDASNELALFLARAVIDDVLVPHNLEEISSKLPLDSSGSETVRMARALLSARHAGERILRCWGGGSGWAVEDAKDKILKLLEEYESGGVVAEACQCIRDLGMPFFNHEVVKKALVMAMEKKNDRMLDLLQECFTEGLITINQMTKGFGRIKDGLDDLALDIPNAEKKFSFYVEHAQKKGWLLPFFGSSAATDGSLTQTAAP from the exons aTGGCATCGAACGAGGGATTTCTGACTAATGAACAGAGGGAAGTGTTGAAGATAGCGAGCCAAAATGTGGAGATTTTGTCATCGTCCCCAAAATCCCCGACATCTTTGCTTTCTGAACATAACATAAAAGCTCCTGCTGGTGGCAAGGCATCAACAGCTGGGATTGCTGTGAGGCATGTTCGTAGGTCGCACTCGGGGAAGCTTGTGCGGGTGAAGAAGG ATGGTGCTGGTGGTAAGGGCACATGGGGAAAACTCCTCGACACTGATGGTGAATCCCATCTTGATCGTAATGACCCAAATTACGACAGTGGCGAG GAACCATATCAGCTTGTTGGATCAACTGTCTCAGACCCCTTAGATGAATACAAGAAAGCTGTTGTCTCCATCATAGAGGAATACTTCAGCACTGGAGATGTGGAATTGGCAGCTTCTGAGCTCAGGGAACTAGGCTCAAGTGAATATCTTCCTTACTTTATCAAGCGGCTTGTTTCCATTGCCATGGACAGGCATGATAAGGAGAAGGAAATGGCTTCTGTTCTGCTTTCAGCTTTGTATGCTGATGTCATTAGTCCTAGCCAGATACAGGATggattttttttgcttcttgaaTCTGCTGATGACCTTGCAGTGGACATACTGGATGCAGTTGACATCCTCGCCTTGTTCCTAGCGCGTGCTGTGGTTGATGACATTGTCCCTCCAGCTTTCCTGACCCGGGCAAAGAAGGGACTGCCTGAATCTTCCAAGGGAGTTCAGGTTATCCAAATCGCTGATAAGAGCTATCTCTCAGCTCCACACCATGCAGAACTTGTGGAGAAGAGGTGGGGTGGTAGCACTCACATCACTGTTGAGGAAGTGAAGAAAAAGATTGCCGATTTGTTGAGGGAGTACGTGGAGAATGGAGACACTATTGAGGCCTGTAGGTGCATAAGGGAGTTAGGGGTTTCGTTCTTCCATCACGAGGTTGTGAAGAGGTCTTTGGTACTTGCCATGGAGATTCGAACAGCTGAACCTCTAATGTTGAAGCTATTAAAGGAAGCCGCTGAGGAAGGCCTGATAAGTTCTAGTCAAATGGCAAAGGGTTTTTCTCGGTTGGCAGAAAGCCTTGATGACCTTGCTCTTGATATTCCATCAGCAAAAGCCCTGTTCCACTCGCTTGTCCCCAAGGCAATCTCTGAAGGATGGCTTGATGCTTCATTTGTGAAGTCTCCGGTTGAAGACGGGGAGGTCCCAGATGATGCAAAGGTGAGGCGGTACAAGGAAGAGACCGTGACTATAATTCATGAATATTTTCTCTCGGATGACATTCCTGAACTCATCCAGAGCCTTGTAGATCTTGGGACGCCCGAGtataactcaatttttttaaagaagctGATAACCCTTGCTATGGATAGGaagaacagagaaaaagaaatggcaTCCGTTCTGCTAGCCTCTCTTCATAGCGAGATTTTCTCAAGTGATGATATAGCTAACGGTTTCGTCATGCTTCTGGAATCTGCAGAAGATACGGCACTGGACATTCTGGATGCCTCAAACGAGCTCGCTCTTTTTCTAGCTAGGGCTGTGATTGATGATGTCTTGGTTCCGCATAATTTAGAAGAGATTAGCAGCAAGTTGCCACTGGATTCGAGTGGGAGTGAGACTGTACGTATGGCCCGAGCACTCCTTTCTGCCCGTCATGCTGGTGAGAGGATCTTGAGGTGTTGGGGAGGTGGGAGTGGCTGGGCCGTGGAGGATGCAAAGGACAAGATCTTAAAGCTTCTGGAGGAGTATGAAAGCGGGGGTGTTGTTGCTGAAGCCTGCCAATGTATTCGTGATCTCGGCATGCCTTTCTTTAACCACGAGGTGGTGAAGAAGGCATTGGTTATGGCTATGGAGAAGAAGAATGATAGAATGCTGGATTTGCTGCAGGAATGTTTTACTGAAGGGCTGATCACCATAAACCAGATGACGAAAGGCTTCGGCCGGATCAAGGACGGGCTTGATGATCTGGCACTTGACATTCCAAATGCAGAGAAGAAATTCAGCTTCTATGTAGAGCATGCCCAGAAGAAGGGATGGCTCCTACCATTCTTTGGTTCATCAGCAGCCACTGATGGTTCCCTAACTCAGACTGCAGCTCCTTGA